The DNA region ACGTGCGATTCCTGCGTAGGCGATAAGCCGGAGCAGAGCACGACGGCGCAAGAAAAATGCGATTCGCGAGAATTCGCGGAGATTCGCGGTAAAATAATCTCTTGTCTCCACACTCAACAGACTCCTTCCGGATTCGATTGAGACTAACACCGCGTAACTCCTCTAAAATAGTATAGTTAGAGAGCTCAGGGCACGATCCGTTCGCCGATCAGATAATGGCGGCGGTGTCCGGTTATCTTTACCGTTATCTCGGTTCCGATCTCGAGATTTTCCATGATAACAATATTCTGATAGGTCCTGTCACGCGCCGTAACACTTCCTGCTTTTACCACTTCCGTCACGACAGCCGTCATGATATGGCCGATCAGTGCTTCGTTATTGGCGTCATACACCTCGTTTGCCGCATCGGTAAGCTCCCGCGACCTCTGCTTTTTGATCGGTTCCGGGATTTTTTTCATCTTAGCGGCCGGCGTGTTCGGGCGAACGGAAAAACGCGTGATGTTCACCTTTCCGGGTCTTGTCCGCCTGATCTGTTCTGCGGACTTTGCAGCGTCTTCATCCGTTTCGCCGGAAAATCCCGCGATATAATCGGTACTTATTCTGATCTCCGGGAACGCTTTGCGTGCCCTTTGACAGATCTCTTCATACTGGGCCGAGGTGTAGCGCCGCCCCATCAGCCTGAGGACCGAATCCGATCCCGACTGGACCGGGATGTGCAGAAACAGAAATATCTTTGGGTCTTTGAGTGCGTCAAGAAAATCATCGAGGATCGGGAGAAGCGTATCGGGATTTGCCATCCCGATCCGGATCATGAAATTACCGGGGATCGCGCAGAGCTGCCGTAAAAGATCCGGGAGTCTCAGACCGTCGTTTCGGTCGAGGCCCCACGACGATGTATCCTGTGCCGTCAGCTGGATTTCGGTTGCTCCCGCTTCAACGATACTTTTTGCCTGACGAACGATGTCTTCGGCTGAAAAACTTACCAGCTTTCCCCGTGCGAGCCGCGTGATGCAGTACGTACAGTGCCCATTGCATCCCCTGGCGATCTGGAGGACGGCATTTGTTCCAACATGAGCCGTTCCGACCTCCATATAGCAGGAATGGATAAGGGCAGGGTCGATGATATGGATCTTGGGGTACCGTGTGCGGAGCACGTCCGCGGCGACCGGCGGCAGACACCCGGTGACGAAAAGGAGTTTGCCCGCGTATAAATCGAGACGTTCATACATGTGCTGCTCGGTTTTGTCGATCACCACGCAGGTATTAATGAGTATTGCGTCCGCTTCCTCTGCGGACGATGCCGGAACACATCCCTGATTTCTGGCGATCTCCATCAGTTTCTCGGTATCTCCCGCATTGTAGGTACACCCGTAGGTTTCCGTATAGAGGGATATATTTTTGAGAAGCTTCAGCGACTCGGCGGTTTCTGCGTCCATGTATACCTTACTATATCTGCCCACAGATAAATAATTAAATAGTATTCCAACTATCTTTTAGAACG from Methanocorpusculum labreanum Z includes:
- a CDS encoding tRNA (N(6)-L-threonylcarbamoyladenosine(37)-C(2))-methylthiotransferase; its protein translation is MDAETAESLKLLKNISLYTETYGCTYNAGDTEKLMEIARNQGCVPASSAEEADAILINTCVVIDKTEQHMYERLDLYAGKLLFVTGCLPPVAADVLRTRYPKIHIIDPALIHSCYMEVGTAHVGTNAVLQIARGCNGHCTYCITRLARGKLVSFSAEDIVRQAKSIVEAGATEIQLTAQDTSSWGLDRNDGLRLPDLLRQLCAIPGNFMIRIGMANPDTLLPILDDFLDALKDPKIFLFLHIPVQSGSDSVLRLMGRRYTSAQYEEICQRARKAFPEIRISTDYIAGFSGETDEDAAKSAEQIRRTRPGKVNITRFSVRPNTPAAKMKKIPEPIKKQRSRELTDAANEVYDANNEALIGHIMTAVVTEVVKAGSVTARDRTYQNIVIMENLEIGTEITVKITGHRRHYLIGERIVP